One Leishmania infantum JPCM5 genome chromosome 26 genomic window carries:
- a CDS encoding putative peroxisomal membrane protein 4 has translation VFLPLVYFKWAALIPPVAYRLYMGCLWCLAIMFLMYSPDKLQSSMAQSLEYIFKDSGKFSSWYDLVVVNAVETPK, from the coding sequence GTTTTTTTACCACTGGTTTACTTCAAGTGGGCCGCGCTTATTCCGCCGGTGGCGTACCGACTGTACATGGGCTGCTTGTGGTGCCTGGCCATCATGTTCCTCATGTACTCGCCAGACAAACTGCAGTCATCCATGGCGCAGTCCCTGGAGTACATCTTCAAGGACAGCGGCAAGTTCAGCAGCTGGTACGACCTCGTCGTGGTGAACGCCGTTGAGACTCCGAAGTGA